The following are encoded in a window of Paenibacillus polymyxa genomic DNA:
- a CDS encoding ParB N-terminal domain-containing protein, which translates to MQVDINKIKVSDRIRKDFGGIEELARDIEQNGLINPIVVTPDYQLIAGERRLRAHQFLGRSEVTVRIMEIKDFEHQLQLEISENEHRKEFTFSERVEWARRLEEAERLKAKERMAGGTENFPDQPTGQVRDIVADQAGFGSGRQYDKAKFIAENATPEIIQQLDEGLISTHKAFVETKNRLEAAVREAEERAEQAELDKLELQRQYKDAIPADQLEDAVSAAVERHEEETGIFIRQKEKEAEAQLKQRDEYWKNKLNDDLEKERLKVEQLKSGYQRAKEELETIKLQQPDDFNEQEAAAQMKKLRFEADSNTIQVSIHVKQFLQKVGITSFMLGAIGSASSSEKKRLSESLDMLEAFIEQIRPAVNSRKVVEK; encoded by the coding sequence TTGCAAGTTGACATTAACAAAATCAAGGTCAGTGATCGTATCCGCAAAGATTTTGGTGGAATTGAAGAACTGGCCCGAGATATAGAACAAAACGGACTCATTAACCCTATTGTAGTAACACCGGATTATCAGCTTATTGCCGGAGAGCGGCGTTTGAGAGCGCATCAGTTCCTTGGACGCTCAGAAGTGACAGTAAGAATTATGGAAATCAAAGACTTTGAACATCAGCTTCAGCTTGAGATTTCTGAAAATGAACATCGTAAAGAGTTCACTTTTTCTGAACGAGTAGAATGGGCGCGGCGACTTGAAGAGGCCGAACGTTTGAAAGCCAAAGAGCGCATGGCTGGAGGTACGGAAAATTTTCCTGACCAACCTACCGGGCAAGTACGAGACATTGTAGCGGATCAAGCAGGGTTCGGCTCTGGTAGACAGTACGATAAGGCGAAGTTCATCGCTGAGAATGCCACACCGGAGATTATCCAGCAGCTTGATGAAGGATTGATTAGCACTCATAAAGCGTTCGTGGAGACAAAAAACCGATTGGAGGCCGCTGTCCGTGAAGCCGAAGAGAGAGCGGAGCAAGCAGAACTTGACAAGCTTGAGCTGCAAAGACAGTACAAGGATGCCATTCCTGCGGATCAACTTGAGGATGCCGTATCTGCGGCTGTAGAGCGTCATGAGGAAGAAACAGGCATTTTCATTCGTCAAAAAGAAAAAGAGGCAGAGGCGCAGCTCAAGCAACGCGATGAATATTGGAAAAACAAGCTCAATGATGATTTGGAAAAAGAACGTTTAAAGGTTGAACAATTGAAGAGTGGCTACCAAAGAGCTAAAGAAGAACTTGAGACTATCAAACTCCAGCAGCCAGACGACTTCAACGAACAGGAGGCTGCTGCTCAAATGAAGAAGCTTCGCTTTGAAGCGGACAGTAATACGATCCAAGTGAGTATCCATGTGAAACAGTTTCTGCAAAAGGTTGGAATTACTTCATTCATGTTGGGTGCAATAGGCAGTGCAAGTAGCTCTGAAAAGAAACGGTTGTCTGAAAGTTTGGACATGTTGGAAGCCTTTATCGAACAGATTCGTCCAGCTGTAAACAGCAGAAAGGTGGTAGAAAAATGA
- a CDS encoding group-specific protein: MLSVSIDEKEAFQLVKSKIAEVLKEADVEYVFWDAAELKRRTCMSWNFIQEQFFFHPDFPKRKVSSKWYFPARETRKFLEQWLLDQPK; this comes from the coding sequence ATGTTGTCAGTCAGCATTGACGAAAAAGAAGCCTTTCAACTGGTCAAATCGAAGATAGCGGAGGTCTTAAAAGAAGCTGATGTAGAGTACGTATTTTGGGATGCGGCTGAATTAAAGCGTCGCACATGTATGAGTTGGAATTTCATACAAGAGCAATTTTTTTTTCATCCCGATTTTCCAAAGCGAAAAGTGAGCAGCAAATGGTACTTCCCTGCGAGGGAGACTCGGAAGTTTTTGGAGCAATGGCTGCTAGATCAGCCTAAATGA
- a CDS encoding helix-turn-helix domain-containing protein, translated as MKVSEQMRPLINEKGLNPSDLAHLVGCSPQYMHNLLNGSRRWNETTLRKACDALGLEIKLVPKKLTESNS; from the coding sequence ATGAAGGTTTCTGAACAAATGAGGCCACTTATAAATGAAAAAGGATTAAATCCTTCTGATTTAGCTCATTTAGTTGGATGTTCCCCGCAGTACATGCACAATTTGCTAAATGGAAGTCGTCGGTGGAACGAAACCACGCTTAGAAAAGCTTGCGATGCTTTGGGGCTGGAGATCAAGCTGGTTCCCAAAAAATTAACAGAAAGCAACAGTTAA
- a CDS encoding helix-turn-helix domain-containing protein has product MSSYPNRIREIRKSKKKSGVQVAEFLGITPQFLYNIEKGSRTLNTEVASKLAEYFDVTVDYLLGRTEADDLQYPEWATSKDIRDFKTILEEDVPVMFDGVLISEDDKEKIKRVMEAMFWDAKKNKKD; this is encoded by the coding sequence ATGTCTAGTTATCCTAACCGGATAAGAGAGATTAGAAAATCAAAAAAGAAATCAGGAGTACAAGTAGCGGAATTTTTAGGAATTACCCCTCAATTTCTATACAACATTGAAAAAGGAAGCCGAACCTTAAATACTGAGGTGGCTTCAAAATTAGCCGAGTATTTTGATGTAACTGTAGATTACCTCCTTGGCCGTACAGAAGCCGATGATCTCCAGTACCCAGAGTGGGCCACATCAAAGGACATTCGAGATTTTAAAACAATACTTGAAGAAGATGTGCCGGTAATGTTCGACGGCGTACTAATCTCAGAAGATGACAAAGAAAAAATTAAACGGGTCATGGAAGCTATGTTCTGGGATGCTAAAAAGAACAAAAAAGATTAG
- a CDS encoding site-specific integrase, whose translation MANFKRLKSGWRYRLKYTDPFTQQQKEKSERGFRTKPEAELAAAEFLKKIKQGYEQIDMPLVDYIESWIINYKKGDVRKNTLKQHMNNLKTHIKPYFKQLMIKDLKPDMYQKFLDACLEKNLSRRTVEIINSTVYSALELAVIQGKLERNPCIGSIIKGERKQKTIDFIDSEDIPRFLYTARGYGYIYWIFFKLLLETGMRKGEAAALKWSDINFKEKKIHINETLDFQPDNEDELFGETKTFRSKRTISVSTSLINDLKYHASWQNQNKINLGETMYRHDLNLVLCRNDGRPMPKSTLFNAFKRILKRASLDEVLRIHSLRHTYAVLMLEAGADIKFVQEQLGHGSVQITSDVYAHISKKLEKRNIDRYEEYTSKILGSNNLKLGDVWGTPQKN comes from the coding sequence ATGGCAAACTTTAAAAGATTAAAGAGTGGATGGCGGTATCGGTTAAAGTACACCGATCCGTTTACACAGCAGCAAAAGGAGAAATCAGAACGGGGGTTCCGTACAAAACCGGAAGCAGAGTTAGCTGCAGCAGAATTTTTAAAGAAAATAAAACAAGGCTACGAACAGATTGATATGCCTCTCGTTGATTATATAGAAAGTTGGATCATTAACTATAAAAAAGGAGATGTTAGAAAAAACACACTTAAACAACATATGAATAATCTAAAAACACACATCAAGCCTTATTTTAAACAATTAATGATAAAAGATTTAAAACCAGATATGTACCAAAAATTTTTAGATGCTTGTTTAGAAAAAAACTTAAGCCGAAGAACAGTCGAAATAATTAACTCAACAGTTTACAGTGCTTTAGAACTCGCAGTAATTCAAGGAAAGTTAGAACGTAATCCATGCATAGGATCAATTATTAAGGGAGAGAGGAAACAAAAAACTATTGATTTCATTGATTCTGAGGATATTCCTCGTTTTCTTTATACAGCAAGAGGATATGGTTATATCTACTGGATATTTTTCAAGTTACTGTTGGAGACTGGCATGCGTAAGGGTGAAGCCGCTGCTTTAAAGTGGTCTGATATTAATTTTAAGGAGAAAAAAATTCACATTAATGAAACTTTGGATTTTCAACCTGATAACGAGGACGAGCTATTCGGGGAAACAAAAACCTTTAGATCAAAACGAACAATCAGTGTAAGTACATCTCTAATCAACGATTTGAAATATCATGCTAGTTGGCAGAATCAGAATAAAATTAATCTTGGAGAAACAATGTACCGACATGATTTAAATCTCGTTCTATGCCGGAATGACGGGCGTCCTATGCCGAAGTCAACACTATTTAACGCATTTAAGCGTATCTTGAAACGTGCTAGTCTCGATGAGGTTTTACGTATCCATTCTCTTCGTCACACCTACGCAGTGCTCATGCTTGAAGCTGGAGCCGATATAAAGTTTGTCCAGGAACAGCTTGGTCATGGTAGTGTGCAGATTACATCTGATGTATACGCACACATTTCTAAAAAGTTAGAGAAACGTAACATAGATAGATATGAGGAATATACAAGCAAAATTCTCGGCTCAAACAATTTGAAGTTGGGGGACGTTTGGGGGACACCCCAGAAGAATTGA
- the glnA gene encoding type I glutamate--ammonia ligase, with translation MSYSREDILRIAKEENVRFIRLQFTDLLGTIKNVEIPVSQLEKALDNKMMFDGSSIEGYVRIEESDMYLYPDLDTWVVFPWVTSDRVARLICDIYKPDGVPFAGDPRGILKRVLKEAEELGYTSMNVGPEPEFFLFKTDEKGEPTTELNDQGGYFDLAPMDLGENCRREIVLKLEEMGFEIEASHHEVAPGQHEIDFKYADAIKAADQIQTFKLVVKTIARQHGLHATFMPKPLFGVNGSGMHCNQSLFKDNENVFYDETDELGLSQTARHYMAGILKHARAMAAITNPTVNSYKRLVPGYEAPCYVAWSASNRSPMIRIPASRGLSTRVEVRNPDPAANPYLALAVMLRAGLDGIKRQLALPAPIDRNIYVMSEEERIEEGIPSLPADLKEALSELIRSEVISDALGDHALAYFYELKEIEWDMYRTQVHQWERDQYLTLY, from the coding sequence GTGAGTTATAGCAGAGAAGATATCCTTCGGATTGCGAAAGAGGAAAATGTTCGTTTTATTCGTTTGCAATTTACAGATTTGCTGGGCACTATTAAGAACGTTGAAATTCCGGTTAGTCAACTGGAAAAGGCATTGGATAATAAAATGATGTTTGACGGTTCTTCCATAGAAGGTTATGTGCGTATTGAAGAATCTGATATGTATTTATATCCGGATTTGGACACTTGGGTGGTATTCCCTTGGGTAACCTCGGATCGTGTAGCTCGTTTGATCTGCGATATTTACAAGCCGGATGGAGTTCCGTTTGCAGGTGACCCGCGGGGCATCTTGAAACGTGTACTTAAGGAAGCAGAAGAGTTGGGATACACTTCGATGAATGTCGGACCAGAGCCTGAATTCTTCTTGTTCAAAACGGATGAAAAAGGCGAGCCAACTACAGAACTGAATGACCAAGGCGGGTATTTTGACCTGGCTCCGATGGATCTGGGTGAAAACTGCCGTCGTGAAATTGTACTTAAGCTTGAAGAGATGGGCTTCGAAATTGAAGCATCTCATCATGAAGTTGCACCTGGTCAGCATGAAATTGACTTTAAATATGCAGATGCGATTAAAGCTGCCGACCAGATTCAAACGTTCAAGCTCGTTGTTAAGACGATTGCTCGTCAGCATGGGTTGCATGCTACCTTTATGCCAAAACCTTTGTTTGGTGTAAATGGCTCCGGTATGCACTGCAATCAATCGTTGTTTAAGGACAATGAAAACGTATTTTATGATGAAACGGACGAACTCGGATTAAGCCAGACGGCCCGCCACTATATGGCTGGTATTCTTAAACATGCACGTGCAATGGCAGCGATCACGAATCCAACGGTAAATTCCTACAAACGTCTCGTACCAGGTTATGAAGCGCCTTGTTATGTGGCTTGGTCTGCAAGCAATCGCAGTCCAATGATTCGGATTCCCGCGTCCCGTGGTCTGAGCACTCGCGTCGAAGTTCGTAACCCTGACCCGGCAGCGAATCCTTATTTGGCCTTGGCAGTGATGCTGAGAGCAGGTTTGGATGGTATCAAACGTCAGTTGGCTCTGCCAGCTCCGATTGATCGTAACATTTACGTAATGTCTGAGGAAGAGCGGATTGAAGAAGGCATTCCAAGTTTGCCAGCAGACTTGAAAGAAGCTTTGTCTGAGCTTATTCGGAGCGAAGTTATCTCTGACGCACTGGGCGACCATGCTCTGGCCTACTTCTATGAGCTTAAGGAAATTGAATGGGATATGTACAGAACCCAAGTACATCAATGGGAACGCGATCAATATCTGACGCTGTATTAA
- a CDS encoding MerR family transcriptional regulator produces the protein MGDEIRRNMALFPIGIVMKLTDLSARQIRYYEQHNLIVPARTSGNQRLFSFNDVERLLEIKALIEKGVNIAGIKQVMNPVTKESEEATVITADTEVKRREMSDTQLHRLLKQQLVAGKRPGQVSLIQGELSRFFNKR, from the coding sequence ATGGGCGACGAAATTCGCAGAAATATGGCCTTATTTCCAATAGGTATTGTCATGAAGCTAACGGACTTGTCAGCACGTCAGATTCGTTATTATGAACAGCATAACTTGATAGTTCCTGCCCGTACATCGGGAAACCAACGTCTTTTTTCTTTTAATGACGTAGAGCGTCTGCTTGAAATTAAGGCGTTGATCGAGAAGGGTGTTAACATTGCGGGAATTAAACAAGTCATGAATCCGGTTACCAAGGAATCGGAGGAAGCTACGGTTATTACTGCAGATACGGAAGTCAAACGCCGTGAAATGTCCGATACTCAGCTTCACCGCTTACTGAAACAACAACTTGTTGCAGGCAAAAGACCAGGACAGGTGTCCCTAATCCAAGGCGAATTATCACGGTTCTTCAATAAGAGATAA
- a CDS encoding aminotransferase class I/II-fold pyridoxal phosphate-dependent enzyme, which produces MVVFSPEIQQIQETAEHKIQERIQHIDHIVDSNQWKVIQAFQRKQVSDFHFAGSTGYAYNDRGREVLEEVYADVFGAEAALVRPHFASGTHTIATALFGVLRPGDELLYITGRPYDTLHKVIGKPGDGTGSLQDFGVTYGETALTAEGKVDWEAVEAAIHANTKVIAIQRSRGYDWRASFSVADIEEMTARVKEIKPDVIVFVDNCYGEFTEKLEPTQVGVDLMAGSLIKNPGGGIAETGGYICGKQKYVELASYRLTAPGIGGEVGAMLGTTRGIFQGLFLAPTLVGQAVKGSVFAAAVFEEMGFETKPAWHEERTDLIQAISFSGPEHLIAFVQGIQRAAAVDSHVVPEPWDMPGYEHPVIMAAGTFIQGGSLELSADAPIREPYIGYMQGGLTYSHVKFGVLMALQTMKERKLL; this is translated from the coding sequence ATGGTAGTTTTTAGTCCAGAAATTCAGCAAATTCAGGAAACGGCAGAACATAAAATACAAGAACGTATACAGCACATAGATCATATTGTAGATTCAAATCAGTGGAAGGTAATTCAGGCATTCCAGCGGAAGCAAGTGAGCGATTTTCATTTTGCGGGTTCTACGGGATATGCTTACAATGACCGGGGACGTGAGGTGCTGGAAGAAGTCTATGCGGATGTGTTCGGTGCGGAGGCAGCGTTGGTGCGTCCGCATTTTGCTTCGGGTACTCATACAATTGCCACTGCTTTATTTGGTGTGCTGCGTCCAGGGGATGAACTGTTATACATTACCGGGAGGCCTTATGATACCCTGCACAAAGTGATTGGTAAGCCCGGCGACGGAACAGGATCATTGCAAGATTTTGGCGTTACTTATGGAGAAACCGCACTGACAGCGGAAGGTAAAGTGGACTGGGAAGCGGTGGAGGCTGCTATCCATGCCAATACCAAAGTGATCGCTATTCAGCGTTCACGCGGTTATGATTGGAGAGCTTCGTTTAGTGTAGCAGATATTGAAGAAATGACAGCACGTGTGAAGGAAATAAAACCTGACGTCATTGTCTTTGTTGACAATTGCTACGGTGAATTTACCGAGAAGCTGGAACCTACTCAGGTCGGTGTCGATTTGATGGCAGGTTCGTTGATTAAAAATCCCGGTGGTGGCATTGCTGAAACGGGTGGATATATCTGCGGCAAACAAAAGTATGTAGAGCTGGCATCCTACCGATTAACTGCACCTGGAATCGGTGGAGAAGTAGGTGCCATGTTAGGTACTACACGAGGCATATTTCAGGGACTATTCCTTGCCCCAACACTGGTTGGGCAAGCGGTTAAAGGGAGTGTATTCGCAGCTGCGGTCTTTGAGGAGATGGGATTTGAGACCAAACCTGCCTGGCATGAAGAGCGTACGGATTTGATTCAGGCTATTTCTTTTAGCGGACCAGAACATCTAATTGCTTTTGTACAGGGAATTCAGCGTGCGGCTGCCGTGGATAGCCATGTGGTGCCGGAGCCGTGGGATATGCCTGGTTATGAGCATCCAGTTATCATGGCAGCAGGTACGTTCATACAAGGGGGAAGTTTGGAACTATCCGCAGATGCTCCGATTCGTGAGCCTTATATTGGTTACATGCAAGGGGGCTTAACCTACTCTCATGTTAAATTTGGAGTGCTTATGGCTCTGCAAACGATGAAAGAACGTAAATTATTGTGA